One Fusarium poae strain DAOMC 252244 chromosome 4, whole genome shotgun sequence DNA window includes the following coding sequences:
- a CDS encoding hypothetical protein (BUSCO:36077at5125) produces MASSPKYISNDVAAIKEFIDKFDVFLLDCDGVLWSGDHVYEGVPETINFLRSKGKRVVFVTNNSTKSRDEYLKKLTGLGIPSEKDDVFGSSYSAAIYIARILKLPEGKRKVFIIGESGIEQELDSEGVPHIGGTDEAFRRDITNDDFKGIADGSHLDPEVGVVLCGLDYHVNYLKYAHAMHYVKRGATFLATNVDSTLPMHHNFFLGAGSCHIPVVHATGQQPLALGKPSQAMMDAVEGKFQLNRARTCMVGDRLNTDIKFGIEGKLGGTLHVLTGVNKKEDWEKEDAIAVPSYYADKFSDLRLVKE; encoded by the exons ATGGCATCTTCACCAAAATACATCAGCAATGATGTTGCTGCCATCAAAGAGTTCATTGACAAATTCGAC GTCTTCCTCCTTGACTGCGACG GTGTCTTGTGGTCTGGTGATCATGTGTACGAGGGAGTCCCAGAGACTATCAATTTCTTGAGATCAAAAG GAAAGAGGGTCGTCTTCGTCACCAACAACTCCACAAAATCCCGCGATGAGTATCTCAAGAAACTCACTGGTCTTGGTATCCCTAGTGAGAAGGATGATGTCTTTGGTTCCAGCTATTCTGCTGCCATCTACATCGCCCGTATCCTGAAGCTGCCCGAGGGTAAGCGCAAGGTGTTTATCATCGGAGAGTCAGGTATTGAGCAGGAGCTTGATTCAGAAGGCGTACCCCATATTGGAGGTACAGACGAGGCCTTCCGACGAGACATCACAAACGACGACTTCAAGGGTATCGCTGATGGTTCCCATCTCGACCCCGAGGTTGGCGTCGTCCTTTGTGGTCTTGACTATCATGTCAACTACCTCAAGTACGCTCATGCTATGCACTACGTCAAGAGGGGAGCTACATTCCTCGCTACCAATGTTGACTCTACACTTCCAATGCATCacaacttcttcctcggCGCTGGCTCCTGTCACATCCCCGTCGTCCACGCTACGGGACAACAGCCTCTGGCTCTCGGAAAGCCCAGCCAGGCCATGATGGACGCCGTTGAGGGCAAGTTCCAACTTAACCGAGCTCGCACATGCATGGTTGGTGACCGACTCAACACTGACATCAAGTTTGGAATTGAGGGCAAGCTAGGCGGCACACTGCATGTTCTGACTGGCGTGAACAAGAAGGAGGACTGGGAAAAAGAGGACGCCATCGCCGTGCCTTCGTACTATGCCGACAAGTTCAGCGATCTTAGACTGGTAAAAGAATAG